Sequence from the Rhizobium favelukesii genome:
AGGTGGTGGACCGGCACGACATTCTGCGCACGGCCTTTGTCTGGGAGGGGCTGTCGAGCCCGGCCCAGGTGGTCTGGCGCAAGGCGCCGCTGGAAGTGCGCGAGGTCGAGCTGGATGAGGATGGCGGTCCCGGTTCCGAGCAGCTGAAGCGGCGGTTCGATCCGCGCCAGTATCGCATTGATCTTGGCCGGGCGCCGCTGTTGCGGTTTGTGATCGCGCGCGAGCCGGGCAGCGGGCGCTGGCTGCTGCTGGAGCTGCTGCACCATCTGATCGGCGATCACACGACGCTGGAGATCATGCATGCCGAGGTGCGGGCCGTGCTGGAAGGTCGCGGGCATGAGCTTGCCGCACCGCAGCCGTTCCGCAATCTGGTGGCGCAGGCGCGGCTGGGTGTCGATGCCAAAGCGCATGAAGCGTTCTTCCGGGAGATGCTGGCCGACATCGACGAGCCGACCCTGCCGTTCAGTCTGAGCGAGGTCTACGGCGACGGCCGCGGATCCCGCGAGGCACGGCGGATGCTGCCGCAGGCGCTCAACGAGCGGCTGCGCCACCAGGCGCGGCGGCTGGGGGTGAGTCTGGCCAGCCTTTGCCATCTGGCCTGGGCCCAGGTGGTGGCGCTGAGCAGCGGCCGCGAGCAGGTGGTGTTCGGCACGGTGCTGTTCGGCCGCATGCATGCGGGTGCCGGCGCCGACCGCACCATGGGGCTGTTCATGAACACCCTGCCCGTGCGGCTCGACCTGGACGGCACCGGGGCCGAGGCGAGCGTGCGGGCTACGCATGCGCGGCTTTCCGAGCTGCTGGCACACGAGCATGCCTCGCTGGCACGGGCGCAACGTTGCAGCGGCGTTGCGCCGCCGGCGCCGCTGTTCAGTGCGCTGCTGAACTACCGCCACAACACGCCGGCGGCCCTGGCCGGCTCCGGAGCGGAGGATGGTCTGTCTGGCATCGAATGGCTGGGCGCGGAGGAACGCACCAACTATCCGCTGGCGCTGTCGGTGGATGATTATGGCGAGGCGCTCGGGCTGACGGCGCAGGTGGCCGAGCCTGTCTCTGCGGATCGGGTCTGCGGCTACATGCAGCGGGCGCTCGAGCAACTGGCCGACGCATTGGAACATGCCCCCGATAGGCCGGTGCGCGAGCTTGACATCCTGCCGGCCGACGAGCGCAGCTACCTGCTGGAGGATCTGAACCGGACGGCGGCGACTTATCCGTCGGATAGGTGCATCCACGAGCTGTTTGAGGCGCAGGTGCGCCTGGCGCCGGAGGCGGTGGCGCTGGTCTATGAGGACGAGCGGCTGAGCTATGGCGCGCTCAATGCGCGGACCAACCGGCTGGCCCATCATCTGATCGACCTCGGGGTCAAGCCGGATCAGCCGGTGGCGATCTGCGTCGAGCGCAGCCTGGCGATGGTGGTGGGGCTGCTGGCGATCCTCAAGGCCGGCGGCGCCTACGTGCCGCTCGATCCGACCTATCCCAGCGAACGGCTGCGGCAGGTGCTCGACGATGCCGCGCCGCGGCTGCTGCTTTGCGATGCCGCCGGACTCGCCGCCCTCGCCCCCGAGGCGCCGGCCGATCTGACGGTGGTGGACCTTGATACCGCAACACCGGCCTGGGCGGACCAGCCGGCTTCCGATCCCGACCCGCGGGCACTGGGCCTGACCGCCCGCAATCTCGCCTATGTCATCTACACCTCAGGCTCGACCGGCAAACCTAAGGGCGTCATGGTCGAGCATGCACAGATTGTTCGTTTGTTCGAGGCAATTCAGGACCCGTATGGCTTCACCGAACGCGACGTGTGGTGTCTGTTCCATTCCTTCTCGTTCGATTTCTCGGTGTGGGAGTTGTGGGGGGCACTGCGCCATGGCGGGTGTGTGGTTCTCGTGCCGAGCCATTCTGCGCGCTCCCCTTCAGACTTCCACGATCTAATCTGCAAGTCTGGAGTCACAGTTCTGAACCAGACTCCCTCGGCTTTCAAAGCTCTCATGGATGTGGAGTGT
This genomic interval carries:
- a CDS encoding AMP-binding protein, translating into ASLGSHQEVAVPANLIGEQSTAITPQMLPLIELVQPEIDRIVAAVPGGVGNIQDIYGLSPLQDGILFHHLLASRGDPYLLVSQMVFAERGVLERYLGAVQQVVDRHDILRTAFVWEGLSSPAQVVWRKAPLEVREVELDEDGGPGSEQLKRRFDPRQYRIDLGRAPLLRFVIAREPGSGRWLLLELLHHLIGDHTTLEIMHAEVRAVLEGRGHELAAPQPFRNLVAQARLGVDAKAHEAFFREMLADIDEPTLPFSLSEVYGDGRGSREARRMLPQALNERLRHQARRLGVSLASLCHLAWAQVVALSSGREQVVFGTVLFGRMHAGAGADRTMGLFMNTLPVRLDLDGTGAEASVRATHARLSELLAHEHASLARAQRCSGVAPPAPLFSALLNYRHNTPAALAGSGAEDGLSGIEWLGAEERTNYPLALSVDDYGEALGLTAQVAEPVSADRVCGYMQRALEQLADALEHAPDRPVRELDILPADERSYLLEDLNRTAATYPSDRCIHELFEAQVRLAPEAVALVYEDERLSYGALNARTNRLAHHLIDLGVKPDQPVAICVERSLAMVVGLLAILKAGGAYVPLDPTYPSERLRQVLDDAAPRLLLCDAAGLAALAPEAPADLTVVDLDTATPAWADQPASDPDPRALGLTARNLAYVIYTSGSTGKPKGVMVEHAQIVRLFEAIQDPYGFTERDVWCLFHSFSFDFSVWELWGALRHGGCVVLVPSHSARSPSDFHDLICKSGVTVLNQTPSAFKALMDVECHSSARNRLRYVIFGGEALEPSILKRWYARHSDCRPQLINMYGITEATVHVTYRPLNQSDTSEPGSPIGKRIPDLRIYLLDGHG